From the genome of Actinacidiphila yeochonensis CN732, one region includes:
- a CDS encoding DNA polymerase III subunit delta' — MSVWDDVVGQPRVVAELTAAAQSADALIEAEHTAAASPGVQDVPGGLDAAGGLAAVTASAGSGGAVGPESARPTASRMTHAWLFTGPPGSGGATAARAFAAALQCTSPDRKLGAPPGCGFCDGCHTALIGTHADVETVRTDLLTIGVKETRDLVRRASLSPAGGRWQVIVLEDAGRLTEGAANVLLKAVEEPAPRTVWLLCAPSVEDTLPTIRSRCRLLTLRTPAPEAVAEVLTRRDGIDPDLAARVARATQGHIGRARRLATDEDARARRAEVLRLPLRVSDVGGCLRAAQQLVDAAAEDAKAVAEELDAKETEDLRAALGAATGGRMPRGTAGAMKDLADRQKRRSTRTQRDTLDLALTDLAGFYRDVLNLQLGAPAERVANAEALDGIERVASSSRPEQSLRRIEAILACRDALDRNVAPLLAVEAMTLSLRAG; from the coding sequence ATGAGCGTGTGGGACGACGTGGTGGGCCAGCCACGCGTGGTCGCCGAACTGACAGCGGCGGCGCAGTCGGCCGACGCGCTGATCGAGGCCGAGCACACCGCCGCCGCGTCCCCGGGCGTCCAGGACGTCCCGGGCGGGCTGGACGCCGCCGGCGGCCTCGCGGCGGTGACGGCTTCGGCAGGGTCCGGCGGAGCCGTCGGTCCCGAGAGCGCGCGGCCCACCGCCTCCCGGATGACGCACGCCTGGCTCTTCACCGGCCCGCCCGGCTCGGGGGGCGCCACCGCCGCACGCGCCTTCGCCGCCGCCCTCCAGTGCACCAGCCCGGACCGCAAGCTCGGCGCGCCCCCCGGCTGTGGATTCTGCGACGGCTGCCACACCGCGCTGATCGGCACCCACGCCGACGTGGAGACGGTCCGCACCGACCTGCTGACCATCGGCGTCAAGGAGACCCGCGACCTGGTCCGCCGCGCCTCCCTCTCCCCGGCGGGCGGGCGCTGGCAGGTGATCGTCCTGGAGGACGCCGGCCGGCTCACCGAGGGTGCCGCGAACGTCCTGCTCAAGGCCGTCGAGGAGCCCGCCCCCCGTACCGTGTGGCTGCTGTGCGCGCCCTCGGTGGAGGACACGCTGCCCACCATCCGCTCCCGGTGCCGCCTGCTCACGCTGCGCACGCCCGCCCCCGAGGCCGTCGCCGAGGTGCTGACCCGCCGCGACGGGATCGACCCTGACCTGGCCGCCCGCGTGGCCCGCGCCACCCAGGGCCACATCGGGCGGGCCCGGCGTCTGGCCACCGACGAGGACGCTCGCGCCCGCCGCGCCGAGGTGCTGCGCCTCCCGCTGCGTGTCAGCGACGTCGGAGGCTGCCTGCGGGCCGCCCAGCAACTGGTGGACGCCGCGGCCGAGGACGCCAAGGCCGTCGCCGAGGAGCTCGACGCCAAGGAGACCGAGGACCTGCGCGCCGCTCTCGGCGCGGCCACCGGCGGCCGGATGCCGCGCGGCACGGCCGGAGCGATGAAGGACCTCGCCGACCGCCAGAAGCGCCGCTCCACCCGCACCCAGCGCGACACCCTCGACCTGGCCCTGACCGACCTCGCGGGCTTCTACCGCGACGTCCTCAACCTCCAGCTCGGCGCCCCCGCCGAGCGCGTCGCCAACGCGGAGGCGCTCGACGGCATCGAGCGTGTCGCCTCCTCCTCCCGCCCCGAGCAGAGCCTGCGCCGCATCGAGGCGATCCTCGCCTGCCGCGACGCCCTCGACCGCAACGTCGCACCCCTCCTCGCCGTCGAAGCCATGACCCTCTCCCTCCGCGCCGGCTGA
- a CDS encoding M23 family metallopeptidase, with protein MSEPESEPEAEAEAEAAEGRQADASSDPGAALCARILGQVAATREAAARAVREEAERVAAAQAAREAAERRVREQAAAAKAAAEAKVREEAEAAARAEAERLERFAASYIKPVAGATLGARFGESDPWGNFHAGQDFTAATGTPVHAVHGGTVSSAGWAGSFGYRVVVTLDDGTELWYCHLSTVVATEGRVTTGDTVGRVGATGNIPAPHLHLEVRPAGGAPVDPLEWLHAHDAVL; from the coding sequence GTGTCCGAGCCTGAGTCTGAGCCTGAGGCCGAGGCCGAGGCCGAGGCCGCCGAGGGGCGGCAGGCCGACGCGTCCTCCGACCCCGGCGCGGCGCTGTGCGCACGCATCCTCGGCCAGGTCGCCGCCACTCGTGAGGCCGCCGCCCGCGCCGTCCGCGAGGAGGCCGAGCGGGTCGCCGCCGCGCAGGCCGCCCGTGAGGCCGCCGAGCGCCGGGTGCGCGAGCAGGCCGCCGCCGCGAAGGCCGCCGCCGAGGCGAAGGTCCGCGAGGAGGCCGAGGCCGCCGCCCGCGCCGAGGCCGAGCGGCTGGAGCGGTTCGCCGCCTCCTACATCAAGCCGGTCGCCGGTGCCACGCTGGGCGCCCGCTTCGGCGAGTCCGACCCGTGGGGCAACTTCCACGCCGGCCAGGACTTCACCGCCGCGACGGGCACCCCCGTCCACGCCGTCCACGGCGGCACGGTCAGCTCCGCCGGATGGGCGGGCAGCTTCGGCTACCGCGTCGTCGTCACCCTCGATGACGGCACCGAGCTGTGGTACTGCCACCTGTCCACCGTGGTCGCCACGGAGGGCCGGGTCACCACGGGCGACACCGTCGGCCGCGTCGGCGCCACCGGCAATATCCCCGCTCCCCACCTCCACCTCGAAGTCCGCCCGGCCGGCGGCGCCCCGGTGGACCCGCTGGAGTGGCTGCACGCGCACGACGCGGTGCTCTGA
- a CDS encoding alpha/beta hydrolase: protein MPAATNALRLLRTPATALAVAALLLTACSGGGGHRAAASAPPASGATAAQASGTPSPSPDLSRYYEQKLDWQGCGGAGFQCATMKVPLDYAHPDASDDLKLAVSRKKATGTGKKLGSLLVNPGGPGGSAIDYLSYAAFGYPTAVTSRYDMVAVDPRGVARSAPVECLSDKQMDAFTAVDTTPDNAHEISALATADRSFAKGCESRSGKLLPHVSTVDSARDMDVLRALLGDKKLTYVGKSYGTFLGATYAGLFPKNVGHLVLDGAMDPSIDALQSSRTQAGGFQVAFDAFAKDCVRRADCPLGTTSATDAGKRLDAMFASLDAHPLKTGSLGRPLTEALGFAGVLTAMYDQSTWPTLREALTAAKKGDGAQLLKLSDSYFERDEDGKYSNLMYANAAVNCLDLPPAAKSPAAVEKAIPSFEKASPTFGKALAWSSLSCAYWPVHPTGQAAKITAKGAAPILVVGTTRDPATPYGEAQSLASQLSSGHLLTYDGDGHTAYARGSTCIDDAVNAYLLKGTVPPAHKTCT, encoded by the coding sequence ATGCCCGCCGCCACGAACGCCCTACGCCTGCTGCGCACCCCCGCCACCGCCCTCGCGGTGGCGGCGCTGCTCCTGACCGCCTGCTCGGGAGGGGGCGGCCACCGGGCCGCGGCCTCGGCGCCCCCGGCCAGCGGCGCGACCGCCGCGCAGGCGTCCGGCACCCCGTCGCCCTCCCCGGACCTCTCCCGCTACTACGAGCAGAAGCTCGACTGGCAAGGCTGCGGCGGCGCCGGCTTCCAGTGCGCCACCATGAAGGTGCCGCTCGACTACGCCCACCCCGACGCGTCCGACGACCTCAAGCTCGCCGTCTCCCGCAAGAAGGCCACCGGCACCGGCAAGAAGCTCGGCTCGCTCCTCGTCAACCCCGGCGGACCAGGCGGTTCGGCCATCGACTACCTCAGCTACGCCGCCTTCGGGTACCCCACCGCCGTGACCTCGCGCTACGACATGGTCGCCGTCGACCCGCGCGGCGTCGCCCGGAGCGCACCGGTGGAATGCCTGTCCGACAAGCAGATGGACGCCTTCACCGCCGTCGACACCACCCCCGACAACGCGCACGAGATCTCCGCCCTCGCCACCGCCGACCGCTCCTTCGCCAAGGGCTGCGAAAGCCGCTCCGGCAAGCTGCTGCCCCACGTGTCGACCGTCGACTCCGCCCGCGACATGGACGTCCTGCGCGCGCTCCTCGGCGACAAGAAGCTCACCTACGTCGGCAAGTCCTACGGCACCTTCCTCGGCGCCACCTACGCCGGGCTGTTCCCGAAGAACGTCGGCCACCTGGTGCTGGACGGCGCGATGGACCCCTCGATCGACGCCCTCCAGAGCAGCCGCACCCAGGCCGGCGGCTTCCAGGTGGCGTTCGACGCGTTCGCCAAGGACTGCGTGCGGCGCGCGGACTGCCCGCTCGGCACGACCTCCGCGACGGACGCGGGCAAGCGCCTCGACGCCATGTTCGCCTCGCTGGACGCGCACCCGCTCAAGACCGGCTCCCTGGGCCGCCCCCTCACCGAGGCCCTGGGCTTCGCGGGCGTGCTCACCGCGATGTACGACCAGTCCACCTGGCCCACCCTGCGTGAGGCGCTGACCGCCGCGAAGAAGGGCGACGGCGCGCAGCTGCTGAAGCTCTCCGACAGCTACTTCGAGCGCGACGAGGACGGTAAGTACAGCAATCTGATGTACGCCAACGCGGCTGTGAACTGCCTCGACCTCCCCCCGGCGGCGAAGTCCCCGGCCGCGGTCGAGAAGGCGATCCCGTCCTTCGAGAAGGCGTCCCCGACCTTCGGCAAGGCCCTGGCCTGGTCCTCGCTGAGCTGCGCGTACTGGCCCGTCCACCCGACCGGCCAAGCCGCGAAGATCACCGCCAAGGGCGCGGCCCCCATCCTGGTCGTCGGCACCACCCGCGACCCCGCCACGCCCTACGGCGAGGCCCAGTCCCTGGCCTCGCAGCTCTCCTCCGGCCACCTGCTGACCTACGACGGCGACGGCCACACCGCCTACGCGCGCGGCTCCACCTGCATCGACGACGCCGTGAACGCCTACCTCCTCAAGGGCACCGTCCCCCCGGCCCACAAGACCTGCACCTGA
- a CDS encoding sigma-70 family RNA polymerase sigma factor — protein sequence MDETRGNRDGQPGPGADDPGTDADAGTGSDTSTSSDADAAGGPVRGGAGGGLAERFEVERPRLRAVAYRVLGSSDEAEDAVQEAWLRLDRADAAEVRDLTAWLTTVVGRICLNLLRSRATRREESWEAVATPEADAAAGGRPPAAAGDPEQQAVLADSVGRALLVVLDTLGPAERLAFVLHDLFAVPFEAIGPIVERSPAAARQLASRARRRVADAPGSPEPDMRRQREVVEAFRAASRDGDFEALVGLLDPDALLRVDAVAAGYGTVPARGGTAVARVFSGRAKAAVPVLASGVPAMAWAPGGRLRVLVAFTLLGGRITAVDVLSDPEQLARLDVVYLEQPR from the coding sequence ATGGACGAGACACGGGGGAACAGGGACGGGCAGCCGGGCCCCGGGGCTGACGACCCGGGCACGGACGCGGACGCGGGTACGGGTTCGGACACGAGTACGAGTTCGGACGCGGACGCGGCGGGCGGACCGGTGCGCGGCGGGGCGGGTGGCGGCCTAGCCGAGCGGTTCGAGGTCGAGCGGCCCCGGCTGCGGGCGGTGGCCTACCGCGTCCTCGGGTCGTCGGACGAGGCCGAGGACGCCGTCCAGGAGGCGTGGCTGCGGCTGGACCGCGCGGACGCCGCCGAGGTACGCGACCTCACGGCCTGGCTCACCACGGTGGTGGGCCGGATCTGCCTGAACCTGCTGCGCTCGCGCGCCACCCGGCGCGAGGAGTCGTGGGAGGCGGTGGCGACCCCCGAGGCGGACGCGGCGGCCGGCGGGCGGCCGCCGGCCGCCGCGGGCGACCCGGAGCAGCAGGCGGTGCTCGCCGACTCGGTGGGCCGGGCGCTGCTGGTGGTGCTGGACACCCTGGGGCCCGCCGAGCGGCTGGCGTTCGTGCTGCACGACCTCTTCGCGGTGCCGTTCGAGGCCATCGGGCCGATCGTGGAGCGCTCTCCGGCCGCCGCCCGGCAGTTGGCCAGCCGCGCGCGGCGGCGGGTGGCGGACGCCCCCGGCTCCCCGGAACCGGACATGCGGCGGCAGCGCGAGGTGGTCGAGGCGTTCCGGGCGGCCTCCCGGGACGGTGACTTCGAGGCGCTGGTCGGGCTGCTCGACCCGGACGCGCTGCTGCGGGTGGACGCGGTGGCCGCCGGGTACGGCACCGTCCCGGCCCGTGGCGGCACGGCCGTGGCGCGCGTGTTCAGCGGCCGGGCCAAAGCGGCGGTGCCGGTGTTGGCCAGCGGGGTCCCGGCGATGGCGTGGGCACCGGGCGGACGGCTGCGGGTGCTCGTGGCCTTCACCCTCCTCGGCGGCCGGATCACGGCCGTCGACGTCCTCTCCGACCCGGAGCAGCTCGCCCGGCTCGACGTGGTGTACCTGGAGCAGCCGCGCTGA
- the trmB gene encoding tRNA (guanosine(46)-N7)-methyltransferase TrmB — protein MSTSAATPTSDAVTPTGTAAAARPATAGVPAPAAPARDAARRFPDGPSPDPAGSREEHRIRSFHARRGRITVAQAAAIDRHWPRWGVELDGTPLDLAELFGVPDPRVVVEIGFGMGDATAAMAAAEPGTGILAVDVHTPGQGNLLSLADRLGLGNLRVANGDAIVLLRDMLPPASLDGLRVYFPDPWHKARHHKRRLIQPHFLALVTPLLRPGATVHCATDWEPYAEQMLEVLTAAPGLVNRYGDGFAPRPDFRPVTKFERQGLAKGHVVRDLLFDRV, from the coding sequence GTGTCCACATCAGCCGCCACCCCCACGTCCGACGCCGTCACCCCCACCGGTACGGCCGCCGCCGCACGCCCGGCCACCGCCGGGGTGCCCGCACCGGCGGCGCCGGCCCGCGACGCCGCGCGGAGGTTCCCCGACGGGCCCTCCCCCGACCCGGCCGGCTCGCGCGAGGAGCACCGCATCCGCTCCTTCCACGCCCGCCGCGGCCGGATCACCGTCGCGCAGGCCGCCGCGATCGACCGGCACTGGCCGCGCTGGGGCGTGGAGCTGGACGGCACCCCGCTGGACCTGGCGGAGCTCTTCGGCGTCCCGGACCCCCGGGTCGTGGTGGAGATCGGCTTCGGCATGGGCGACGCCACCGCCGCGATGGCCGCGGCCGAGCCCGGCACCGGCATCCTCGCCGTCGACGTGCACACGCCCGGCCAGGGCAACCTGCTCTCGCTCGCCGACCGGCTGGGCCTGGGCAACCTGCGGGTGGCCAACGGCGACGCGATCGTGCTGCTGCGGGACATGCTGCCGCCCGCCTCGCTGGACGGCCTGCGGGTCTACTTCCCGGACCCCTGGCACAAGGCGCGCCACCACAAGCGGCGCCTGATCCAGCCGCACTTCCTGGCCCTGGTCACACCGCTGCTGCGGCCCGGCGCCACCGTCCACTGCGCCACCGACTGGGAGCCGTACGCCGAGCAGATGCTGGAGGTGCTGACGGCCGCTCCGGGCCTGGTGAACCGTTACGGCGACGGCTTCGCCCCGCGCCCCGACTTCCGCCCGGTCACCAAGTTCGAGCGGCAGGGCCTGGCCAAGGGCCACGTGGTGCGGGACCTCCTCTTCGACCGCGTCTGA
- a CDS encoding ATP-grasp domain-containing protein, with amino-acid sequence MATAQVMRMLRENPDGTDVRVYATNVDPDAPALRAADVGGVEPRYVGDAVYGEFALDFCRRHGVDVLIPPRRLSALAGLADAFAAVGTALMCSPPAAVEVLTSKVRTYEAAETAGVPVPPWRRVAGSAGFRTAVEELGADGERLCFKPAGEFSAFGFRVLDDAPLTLRDLLAAPEPVVSTAAVVDALRRAEDQGRAVPEFLVMPYLDGPEVSVDCLSRPGGSLLVGVARAKHGRYRHLLDDPAPVAVARRLVGHFGLAYLTNVQLRYRAGEPVLLEANPRPSAGIFQTAFTGLNLPWAAVRLLLDGDTGPLPAPRLGGRVAVTDVAVDADGADAATVRTDPEGPIAEPVPVEPSLPGGPAAPAAVPAALPAAVPAAVQVALTDALPAVPVPARAPRTEPAAPRYEPAARFGQPPRYEEVAQGGGAPAVNTVAPPWHPTAPALLAED; translated from the coding sequence GTGGCCACCGCGCAGGTGATGCGGATGCTGCGGGAGAACCCGGACGGTACTGACGTCCGGGTGTACGCGACCAACGTCGACCCGGACGCGCCCGCGCTCCGGGCCGCCGACGTCGGCGGGGTGGAGCCGCGGTACGTCGGGGACGCCGTATACGGGGAGTTCGCACTCGACTTCTGCCGCCGGCACGGCGTCGACGTGCTGATCCCGCCGCGCCGGCTGTCCGCGCTGGCCGGGCTCGCCGACGCCTTCGCCGCCGTCGGGACGGCGCTGATGTGCTCCCCGCCCGCGGCCGTCGAGGTGCTCACCAGCAAGGTGCGTACCTACGAGGCCGCCGAGACCGCCGGGGTACCGGTCCCGCCGTGGCGGCGGGTGGCGGGCTCGGCCGGATTCCGCACCGCCGTGGAGGAGCTGGGCGCCGACGGTGAACGGCTGTGCTTCAAACCGGCCGGCGAGTTCTCCGCGTTCGGCTTCCGCGTGCTGGACGACGCGCCGCTGACGCTGCGGGACCTGCTGGCCGCGCCCGAGCCCGTCGTCTCCACCGCGGCGGTGGTGGACGCCTTGCGGCGCGCCGAGGACCAGGGCCGGGCCGTCCCGGAGTTCCTGGTGATGCCGTACCTGGACGGGCCGGAGGTGAGCGTGGACTGCCTCTCGCGGCCCGGGGGTTCGCTGCTGGTGGGCGTCGCCCGGGCCAAACACGGTCGCTACCGGCACCTGCTGGACGACCCGGCGCCGGTGGCGGTGGCCCGGAGGCTCGTCGGCCACTTCGGCCTCGCCTACCTGACCAACGTCCAACTCCGCTACCGGGCAGGTGAACCGGTGCTGCTGGAGGCCAACCCGCGCCCCTCCGCCGGGATCTTCCAGACCGCCTTCACCGGGCTGAACCTGCCCTGGGCCGCGGTCCGGCTGCTGCTCGACGGCGACACCGGCCCGCTGCCGGCCCCGCGCCTGGGCGGCCGGGTGGCGGTGACGGACGTCGCGGTCGACGCCGACGGCGCGGACGCGGCGACCGTGCGGACCGACCCGGAGGGACCGATCGCGGAACCCGTGCCCGTCGAGCCGTCCTTGCCGGGTGGGCCTGCCGCGCCTGCCGCTGTGCCAGCCGCTCTGCCTGCGGCTGTGCCTGCCGCGGTGCAGGTCGCGCTCACCGACGCCCTCCCGGCCGTCCCGGTCCCGGCGCGGGCACCACGTACGGAGCCGGCGGCTCCCCGGTACGAGCCGGCCGCCCGCTTCGGGCAGCCGCCACGGTACGAGGAGGTGGCCCAGGGCGGCGGCGCCCCGGCCGTCAACACCGTGGCACCTCCCTGGCACCCGACCGCGCCCGCCCTCCTCGCCGAGGACTGA
- a CDS encoding amino acid ABC transporter ATP-binding protein has translation MAFGEPAAEPVLRLEAVRKTYGGTVVLGGVDLEVPAHTVTVLIGASGSGKSTLLRCANLLEEVDDGAIHLDGEEITDPRADQDAVRRRIGVVFQAYNLFPHLTVLENITLAPRRVHRRARAEAEARALELLDRLGLADRAGAYPDRLSGGQQQRVALLRAVATRPRLLLLDEITAALDPELVGEVLAVVRELKAEGMTMVVATHEMAFAREVADQVCFLDGGVVLERGTPEEVFGAPRQPRTRDFLRRVTEAGRL, from the coding sequence GTGGCGTTCGGGGAGCCTGCCGCCGAACCGGTGCTGCGGCTGGAGGCGGTGCGCAAGACGTACGGCGGCACGGTGGTGCTCGGCGGCGTGGACCTGGAGGTGCCCGCGCACACCGTCACCGTGCTGATCGGCGCCTCCGGCTCGGGCAAGTCCACGCTGCTGCGGTGCGCCAACCTGCTGGAGGAGGTGGACGACGGGGCGATCCACCTCGACGGGGAGGAGATCACCGACCCGCGCGCCGACCAGGACGCCGTTCGGCGCCGGATCGGCGTGGTCTTCCAGGCGTACAACCTCTTCCCGCACCTGACCGTGCTGGAGAACATCACCCTCGCGCCGCGCCGGGTGCACCGGCGGGCCCGGGCGGAGGCCGAGGCGCGGGCGCTCGAACTGCTCGACCGGCTGGGCCTGGCCGACCGCGCGGGCGCCTACCCGGACCGGCTCAGCGGCGGCCAGCAGCAGCGCGTCGCCCTGCTGCGGGCGGTGGCGACCCGGCCGCGGCTGCTGCTCCTGGACGAGATCACCGCCGCGCTCGACCCCGAACTCGTCGGCGAGGTGCTGGCGGTGGTGCGCGAACTGAAGGCCGAGGGCATGACGATGGTGGTGGCCACGCACGAGATGGCGTTCGCCCGCGAGGTCGCCGACCAGGTGTGCTTCCTGGACGGCGGCGTGGTGCTGGAACGCGGCACCCCGGAGGAGGTCTTCGGCGCGCCCCGGCAGCCGCGAACCCGGGACTTCCTGCGGCGCGTCACGGAGGCGGGCCGTCTGTAA
- a CDS encoding PrsW family glutamic-type intramembrane protease yields MTSYTYPPAPDGPGGGPDAGPGPAPAAVHYRPRRPFWESRAVRTGGLFTALAVCGVVILAVVRHHIGTEPFVVGLALAVVPVPLILWGYLWFDHVAPSPWQNVAFAFSWGACAATLVAIFANEYGAKLLASTLSATPTQSDHWGAMFVAPLVEESAKGTALLLLFLARRRYFESLLDGIVLAGLTATGFAFTENILYLGSAFNEDKAVGGDGVGTTAATFIVRVVMTPFAHPLFTSMTGLGFALAATVRPGRRWRWRWAPPVGGWMLAMVLHGTWNGTSELSPLSFLTVYVAVMVPVFGLVLSLAFWSRSRGLRTVRRVLPAYAAAGWLPPDQPAVLGSMRVRAEARREARRLQGEEAGRAVRDYVQFATHLAFLRDAAERGAPTADFAAREAELLAHLWHRKTWAGPALAYAARLTGDRPLWPTQLPGPHGSWAPYPSYPPGPQQGFPAPYALHPAPYAGYAAQGPAPYPPPRQAAPQWPQWPAQPPSIPPQPVASEPIPPQPVAPEPGPSQPAASEPGPSQPVPSQPVPSQSAAPKDPYQPPPWPAPPRDS; encoded by the coding sequence GTGACGTCGTACACGTATCCGCCGGCTCCGGACGGCCCCGGCGGGGGCCCCGACGCGGGCCCGGGGCCCGCGCCCGCGGCGGTGCACTACCGGCCGCGGCGCCCGTTCTGGGAGAGCCGGGCCGTTCGCACCGGCGGGCTCTTCACGGCGCTGGCCGTGTGCGGGGTGGTGATCCTCGCGGTGGTGCGGCACCACATCGGCACCGAGCCGTTCGTGGTCGGCCTGGCGCTGGCCGTGGTGCCGGTGCCGCTGATCCTGTGGGGCTACCTCTGGTTCGACCACGTGGCGCCGAGCCCGTGGCAGAACGTCGCCTTCGCGTTCTCGTGGGGCGCGTGCGCGGCCACGCTGGTGGCGATCTTCGCCAACGAGTACGGCGCCAAGCTGCTGGCCTCCACCCTCTCCGCCACCCCGACCCAGTCCGACCACTGGGGCGCCATGTTCGTCGCGCCGCTGGTGGAGGAGAGCGCGAAGGGCACCGCGCTGCTGCTGCTCTTCCTGGCCCGCCGCCGGTACTTCGAGTCGCTGCTCGACGGGATCGTGCTCGCCGGGCTGACCGCCACCGGGTTCGCGTTCACCGAGAACATCCTCTACCTCGGCAGCGCGTTCAACGAGGACAAGGCGGTCGGCGGCGACGGCGTCGGCACCACCGCGGCCACCTTCATCGTGCGCGTGGTGATGACGCCGTTCGCGCACCCGCTGTTCACGTCCATGACGGGCCTCGGGTTCGCCCTGGCCGCCACCGTCCGGCCGGGGCGCCGGTGGCGCTGGCGGTGGGCACCGCCGGTGGGCGGCTGGATGCTGGCGATGGTGCTGCACGGCACCTGGAACGGCACCTCGGAGCTGTCCCCGCTCAGCTTCCTCACCGTCTACGTGGCCGTGATGGTGCCGGTGTTCGGGCTCGTGCTGTCGCTGGCGTTCTGGTCCCGCTCCCGGGGGCTGCGCACCGTCCGGCGGGTGCTGCCCGCCTACGCGGCGGCCGGCTGGCTGCCGCCGGACCAGCCGGCCGTGCTCGGCTCCATGCGCGTGCGGGCCGAGGCGCGCCGCGAGGCCCGGCGGCTCCAGGGCGAGGAGGCCGGGCGGGCGGTGCGCGACTACGTCCAGTTCGCCACGCACCTCGCGTTCCTCCGGGACGCCGCCGAACGCGGGGCCCCCACAGCCGACTTCGCCGCGCGCGAGGCCGAACTCCTGGCCCACCTGTGGCACCGCAAGACCTGGGCCGGCCCGGCGCTCGCCTACGCCGCCCGGCTCACCGGCGACCGCCCCCTGTGGCCCACACAACTCCCGGGCCCCCACGGCTCCTGGGCCCCGTACCCGTCCTACCCCCCGGGCCCGCAGCAGGGCTTCCCGGCCCCGTACGCGCTCCACCCGGCCCCGTACGCGGGTTACGCCGCCCAGGGCCCGGCCCCGTACCCGCCGCCGCGCCAGGCGGCCCCCCAGTGGCCCCAGTGGCCCGCACAACCGCCGTCCATACCCCCGCAGCCCGTGGCGTCCGAACCCATACCCCCGCAACCCGTCGCGCCCGAACCCGGGCCGTCGCAACCCGCCGCGTCCGAACCCGGGCCATCGCAACCCGTGCCGTCGCAACCCGTGCCGTCGCAGTCCGCCGCGCCGAAGGACCCGTACCAGCCGCCGCCGTGGCCGGCCCCGCCCCGCGACTCCTGA
- a CDS encoding Uma2 family endonuclease, whose translation MDYERLHAIAEELANHAPDTVRGYEIADQGIVMMAPPSRPHEFNAFVIRQQLDRAIEPGLVAHTGGEVEEAAIGRLRRPDVIVIPFEAFSARIMSAFSPADVACVVEIVSPTNHTTDYIDKVRDYAAMGIDPYLVIDPRTSTVTVFTDPSFGESEPTYRGRHDYAFGDKVAVGTWTLDTSELQSYPVPTE comes from the coding sequence ATGGACTACGAGCGCCTGCACGCCATCGCTGAGGAACTGGCGAACCACGCTCCTGACACGGTGCGCGGCTACGAGATCGCCGACCAAGGCATCGTCATGATGGCGCCGCCGTCACGACCCCACGAGTTCAACGCCTTCGTGATTCGACAGCAGCTGGACCGCGCCATTGAGCCGGGCCTCGTCGCCCACACCGGCGGCGAGGTGGAAGAAGCCGCGATCGGCCGACTCAGGCGGCCGGACGTGATCGTGATTCCCTTCGAGGCATTCTCCGCCCGCATCATGTCCGCCTTCAGCCCGGCGGACGTCGCATGTGTCGTAGAGATCGTCTCTCCCACGAACCACACCACGGACTACATCGACAAGGTCCGTGACTATGCGGCCATGGGCATCGACCCCTACCTGGTGATCGACCCACGCACGAGCACGGTAACCGTCTTCACCGACCCGAGCTTTGGGGAGAGCGAGCCGACGTACCGCGGCCGTCACGACTACGCCTTCGGTGACAAGGTGGCTGTCGGTACGTGGACCCTCGACACCAGCGAGTTGCAGTCGTACCCCGTACCGACGGAGTAG
- a CDS encoding N-acetylmuramoyl-L-alanine amidase, with amino-acid sequence MERPGTPGTPRTTLPVGSPGLPGLPLGPAEAVHAPDPDPVRVPDPGRRSLLRGGLALGASAAAALGGGLWTGAGPAAAATAVDYPGATWAPASTANYTVSDRPATYPIDLVVIHVTQETFDDTITLFQDPAHAACAHYVVRSADGHIDQCVREQDIAWHAGNWDYNTRSIGIEHEGYVDDPSWFTTDMYHASAALTAEICDKYGIPKDREHIIGHVQVPGTDHTDPGPNWDWVRYIRDVNGG; translated from the coding sequence ATGGAACGCCCCGGCACCCCCGGAACCCCTCGAACCACCCTCCCCGTCGGCTCGCCCGGCCTCCCCGGCCTCCCCCTCGGCCCGGCCGAGGCCGTTCACGCCCCGGACCCCGACCCCGTCCGCGTTCCCGACCCCGGCCGGCGCTCGCTGCTGCGCGGCGGGCTCGCACTGGGCGCCTCGGCGGCCGCGGCGCTCGGCGGCGGCCTGTGGACCGGTGCGGGACCGGCCGCGGCCGCCACCGCGGTGGACTACCCGGGCGCCACCTGGGCCCCGGCCAGCACCGCCAACTACACCGTCTCCGACCGGCCGGCGACGTATCCGATCGACCTCGTCGTCATCCACGTCACCCAGGAGACCTTCGACGACACCATCACGCTCTTCCAGGACCCGGCGCACGCCGCCTGCGCGCACTACGTGGTGCGCTCGGCCGACGGACACATCGACCAGTGCGTGCGCGAGCAGGACATCGCCTGGCACGCCGGCAACTGGGACTACAACACCCGCAGCATCGGCATCGAGCACGAGGGCTACGTGGACGACCCGTCCTGGTTCACCACGGACATGTACCACGCGTCGGCGGCCCTGACCGCGGAGATCTGCGACAAGTACGGCATCCCCAAGGACCGCGAGCACATCATCGGCCACGTGCAGGTGCCCGGCACCGACCACACCGACCCCGGGCCCAACTGGGACTGGGTGCGCTACATCCGCGACGTCAACGGCGGCTGA